The bacterium genome contains the following window.
GTGCCTCTCTGAAAGGAGAATTTGGTAAATTACTTAGCTATGCGGATGAGGTGAGAAAATTAGGAGTAAGGGCAAACGCTGATACACCTGAGGATGCAAAGGTAGCACGCGAATTTGGTGCTGAAGGGATAGGACTATGCAGGACTGAGCATATGTTTTTTGGAAAAGACAGAATTAAAGCTATGAGAGAGATGATACTCGCTGATAATACTGAGCAGAGAAAACGAGCACTATCTAAACTTCTCCCAATGCAATGTGATGACTTCAAAGGTATATTTAAAGAGATGGATGGCTTACCAGTGATAATAAGGACACTTGACCCACCACTTCATGAATTTTTGCCGCACAAAGCTGAACAAATTAAAGAACTTGCTAATGAAATGAAAGTGTCTGAAGCCAAACTCAAAGAGAAAATTGCGAGCCTTTCAGAGCTCAATCCAATGCTTGGACATCGTGGGTGTAGGCTTGGTGTATCTTATCCTGAGATTACTGAAATGCAAGCACGTGCCATATTTGAGGCAGTATATGAAGTTAAAAACCAAGGTATAGAAGCTATACCTGAAATTATGATTCCTGTCTTATCAGAAGCGAAGGAGTTTGAAAATCAAAAAGAGATAGTAGATAGAGTAGCACATGAAGTTATGGAAAAATACGGTGTAAAATTCAAATACCTTGTTGGAACAATGATAGAAATACCGAGAGCCGCATTAACTGCAGACCAAATAGCAAAATCTGCCGATTTCTTCTCATATGGGACAAATGACTTAACTCAGACAACTTTTGGTTTTTCAAGAGATGATGTAGGTAAAATCCTTCCAGATTATATTAAAAAAGGCATATTAAAATACGACCCATTTCAACGCATAGATGAAGATGGAGTAGGTGTTCTTGTGCGTATAGGGATAGAACGAGGACGTTCTACAAAGCCAGACTTAGAAATAGGAATATGTGGAGAGCACGGAGGTGAGCCGCATTCAGTAGAATTTTGTCATCGTGTAGGTATGGATTATGTTAGCTGTTCCCCTTATCGTGTTCCTATAGCACGACTCGCAGCTGCACAAGCAGTATTGAGAGAAAAAAATAAAGGGGGAGAAGATGCGGAATAAAAAGTTCAGCATCTCTTTAAGTAATATATCTAAAACCATGTCTAAGATAGAAAGTTTCCCTAACACTCACCAAATCAAAAACTATAATCCAAGAAGTATTGAGTATATCTAAGAAAGCTAAGCGACAAAGATTTTAATCTTTCTGAATGACCAAAAAGATGAAATTTATTGTAATCAAAATTTCATCTCTTAATAATTATGGAGTTTCAAAAAGAACTTATAGAATATAAAAATCAGATAGATAGTGTGATTAAAGAGTACCTTGAAAAAGAAAGGGAGAGGGCGAGTTTGATTGATTCATCCAATGTCAAAATTATAGATTTTATAACAAATTTCTGTCTCCGTGGCGGTAAGCGTATACGACCAATTCTGTTTGTCAAAGGATATGAAGCTGTAGGTGGTAAAAATTTACCCGAGATTACACATACATCTATTTGTATGGAATTTCTTGAAACTTACCTTTTAATTCACGATGACATAATAGACCAAGATGCAATGAGACGAGGTGGTCCATCATTTCATAAGATGAGTGGTGGTTGGAAAAGGGATCCGCGCTTCGGTGTATCTTCTGCAATAATTGCTGGTGATATGCTCGGTAGTCTTAGTAGCAAGGTTATTATGGAAGCAAATTTTAGAGAAGACCTTAAATTGAGAGCATTAAAAGAATTTACTAACGCCGAAATTCGCTGTTTCCATGGTGAATTATACGATGTTATCCTTGAACACCAAAATGAAGTATGTGAAAAAGACTTCTTTAAAATGATAGACCTGAAAACTGCAAGTTATACTACACAAGCACCACTTATTATGGGTGCTATTTTAGGGAATGGTACTGATGTCCAAATTGAGACACTGAGAAAGTATGGTAAACTCTTAGGTGAAGCTTTCCAAATAATTGATGATATACTTGGAACATTTGGAGATAAAAACATAATTGGTAAGCCAGTAGATTCAGATATTAAACAAGGCAAAAAGACACTGTTGTTGATTTATGCATTTAAGTATGCTAAAAAAGAAGACAAAAACTTTCTGAAAATGGTATGCGGTAATAAAAAGTTGACGAAAAGTGAGTTACAGCGTGTAAAAAATATACTAATTAAAACCGGCTCATTAGCCTATTCACAGAATAAAGCACAAGAATTAGTAAATCAAGCAAAAGCTATTTTGAACCAAAATAATCTTAATTCTAAAACCAAAAACTTCTTAAATCAATTCTCAGATTTTATAATTAAAAGGGAACTTTAAACTATATATTTTATAGATGCAGGAATTATTAGAAAAGTTTATTGAGAGCCTAAAACTTGAAGGAGCATCTCCTCACACCATAAGGAGTTACAGGGTAGATATTGAGGAATTAGCAGACTTCCTGAAGCAAAAAACAGCAGAACATATAGGAAAGAGAGATATTAGGGATTTTCTTGCAAGTCTTGCACGCTATAGTTATGATAAGAGGTCGATTTCAAGAAAACTCTCTGCCATACGCTCATTTTTTAAATTTCTTGTAAAAAGAGGAATTATAGGGCAAAACCCATGTGTGGATCTACATGCTCCAAAACTTGAACGCAAGATTCCATCATTTTTGACTTTTGAAGCTGCAGAAAAACTTATGAAACTTACAGGACTTTCTAACAGAGATTCCGCTATTCTTGAGCTACTCTATGGGACAGGGATGAGAGCATCTGAACTAATTAAACTTAATATAGGAGACATCAACTTTATAAATGAGACTGTAAAAATATTTGGAAAACGAGAACGTGAGCGAATAATACCATTAACAAGAAAAGCAAGAGAGTCTTTACAAAGATATTTAGATGAACGAAGATTAACATCTCAATCTATTAGAGTTCAAGAGCCTCTATTTTTGAACAAAAATAGGAACCGCCTATCTCAGCGTAGTTTACAACGTATTGTAAACAAGTATATAAGGAAAGTAGCAGAACTCACCCGTACAAGCCCACACACCTTACGGCACACATTTGCTACCCACCTTCTTGATAGAGGGTGCGATTTACGAACAGTGCAGGAGTTGCTGGGGCACTCTTCTATTTCATCTACTCAAATCTATACTCATATAACCCCGGAGAGATTAAAGGAAGTCTACAAACAAGCTCATCCACGAGCATAATAAAAGTTAAAATGTACAGTTTAAAACTAAATCATGTAGGAGGAAACATGAAAGAATGCAATGTAGAATATAATAAAAGGAGATGCTCCTGTACTTATGAACCGTGCGATAAAAAAGGCATATGCTGTGAATGTATTAGTTATCACTGGAATAAAAGACAGCTACCGGGTTGTCTATTTCCACCCGAAGTAGAACGCACTTATGACCGTTCTATTAGAAGATTTATTGAAGCCTATAGCAAGTAAAAAATAAAGAAAGGAGGCATTGTTAAAATGGATTGGGGATTAAAGAATCGTATAGCACGAATAATTAAGCCAGATACTGGTCGAACTGTTATGTTAGCAGTAGACCATGGCTATTTCCTTGGCCCAACAAGTGGATTAGAAGTACCAAGTAAAACAATTGCACCACTATTTCCTTACGCTGATTCATTGATGCTTACGCGTGGAGTACTACGGACATCAGTAGATGCTAATGCTGATATTCCAATTGTTCTCAGAGTGTCTGGTGGGACAAGTATTCTTGATGACGATTTGTCAAACGAGGGTATTACTACTTCTATAAAAGAGGCTATCCGTCTTAATGTAGCTGGAGTGGCACTTTCTATTTTTGTAGGGTCGCCACATGAGAAAGAGACTTTGTTATCTCTTGCTAACTTGATTAATGAAGCTGAAGAATATGGGATCCCAGTTCTGGCAGTCACAGCCGTAGGTAAAGAGATGACACGAGATGCTCGCTATCTTAGTTTAGCTTGTCGCATTGCTGCTGAGCTCGGTGCACATATGGTGAAAACATACTATTGTGAAGAATTTGAAAAGGTTGTGGAGAGCTGTCCTGTTCCTATAGTTATTGCGGGTGGTAAGAAACTACCAGAGCGCGATGCTTTACAACTTGCATTTAACGCTGTTCAAAAAGGAGCTATTGGTGTAGATATGGGAAGAAATATATTCCAATCCGATTACCCTGTAGCAATGATAAGGGCAGTGCGTGAGATTGTCCATAAAAATGCATCTGCTGACAAAGCTTTTGACTTGTTCAATAACATTAAAAGTGGTAAAAAGTAGCCTATGAGATTAGTGTATATCCGTGTTCATATCAGTGTTTATCTGTGTTACTATGCGTGTAGCAATGTATTACAACAATAAGGATGTAAGATTAGAGGAGATGCCAGTCCCAAAAATTGGCCCAGATGAGTTATTGGTAAAAGTAACAGCAAGTGGAATCTGTGGTAGTGATGTGATGGAGTGGTATCGTGTCAAAAAGGCACCATTGGTACTTGGGCATGAAATTGCAGGAGAGGTTGTTAAAATTGGAAGAGATGTGAAGAATTACAAAGTTGGTGATAGAGTCTTTGTCTCACATCATGTTCCTTGTAACAAATGCCATTACTGTTTGAAGGGTTATCATACTGTATGTGATACTTTACGGTCAACAAATTTTGACCCCGGTGGCTTTGCTGAATATATACGGGTGCCAAAAATAAATGTGGACTACGGTGTGTATCTTTTACCTGATGGGATGTCTTTTGAAGAAGGCACATTTATAGAGCCATTGGGATGTGTTGTGCGTGGTCAAAGAATAGCAAAAGTTAAACAGGGAGACACTATACTTGTTATAGGGAGTGGTATTTCTGGATTACTCCATATACAATTAGCTCACGAATTGGGAGCAAAGCGAGTGATTGTTACAGATATAAATGAATATCGACTTAAGGTGGCAAAAAAATTTGGAGCAGATGCTGTAGTAAATGCTAAAGATGATGTACCGATGCGAGTGTATAATGTTAATGAAAATAGACTCGTCGATGTTGTTATTGTTTGTGCAGGTGCCATTTCTGCCTTTGCTCAAGCATTGAAATGTGCAGACCGTGGCGGTACAATCTTGCTGTTTGCACCGCCAGAACCGGGCGTCAATCTCAGCATACCTGGTTGGGAGTTTTGGAGAGACCAGATAAAATTAATATCTACATATGCTGCTAGCTCTCAGGATATTACCACTGCAATAGAATTAATTTCAACCCATAAAGTATGCGTGCAAGAAATGATAACACATAGGTTAAGTTTGGCAGAGGCAGGACTTGGCTTTAAACTTGTCGCTAAAGCTAATGAATCTATAAAAGTAATTATTAAACCACAGAAGTAATTGGTTAAATGGTGACTGGTTAAATAATAGAGAGAAACTATTTAACCGTTTAAACCAAGATGGTAGTTATTGTTCATGGTGGGGCAGGTAAAATAGAGAATATGGTAAAAAGGAGGAAAGCGATTATTGAAATTTGTAAACTTGGCTATGGAATTCTTAAAAATGGAGGAACAGCCATTGATGCAGTTGAGCGTGTGATAGTTGAACTTGAAGATAATCCATTTTTTAATGCCGGAACAGGTGCCGTTTTAAATATTGAAGGAGAGGCAGAACTTGACGCCGCTATTATGATGGATGATATGGCATGTGGAGCAGTTGCTTGTATAAAGAAAGTGAAGAATCCAATACTCGTTGCAAGGAAAGTGATGGAAGAGACAGACCATGTTATGTTGGTGGGAGATGGAGCTACGCGGTTTGCAAGGCTTACAGGCTTTCCACCGTATAATCCTGTGACCGCAAGAAGAAAAAAGATGCTCCAAAAAGGACTCAAAGAGTTGAAAGAAGGTAAAACACCGCACTATCTCTCAAAGATAAGAAAATTTATACAAAAGTTCGGAACTGTTGGAGCCTGTGCAATTGATAAAGAAGGGAAACTTGCATCAGCTACAAGCACAGGAGGGACGTTTATGCGTCTTCCGGGCAGGGTAGGAGATACCCCCCTAATAGGGGCAGGTACTTACGCATGCGAATGGGGGGCAGTCTCATGTACAGGCCATGGTGAATGTATTATTAAGCTATGTCTTGCAAAAACAACATGTGATGCAATGAAATCAATGAATGCTCAAAAGGCAATAAATTTAGCATTAAAGATTGCCGGAAAGCACGGTTGTGAATGTGGACTAATTGGGATAGATAAAAGAGGAGGGGTAGGATTCGGATTTAACACAGATGAAATGATTTGGACTTATATTAAAAATGGAGAATCAAAGCATTTTTGATGAATAAAAAAACTTGGTTTATAGGAATATTGATTGTTATTGGAATTCTGGGATTTGCTCTTGGCAGGAAAAGAGAATTCAAAGAGACAAGATTTATGATGGATACAGTCTGTGATATAAAAGTAGTAGCAAGACTACGGCCCAAAAAGGCAATAAATGCAGCTTTTAATGTTATGCGTAAAATAGATAGTCTTGCAAGCTTTGAGGGCTCCGGAGATATTGCAAGAATAAATCAAGGCGAAAATATTACTGTCTCACCAGAGGTGCTTGAAATTATAAAAGATGGTATACAAATAGGAGAGCTAACTCATGGTGCTTTTGATATAACAATTAGACCGTTAGTGGAATTATGGGGCGATTTCAAGGTCAAGAAAATACCGAATAAGGAGGAGATAGAAAAGAGGTTGCCTTTAGTAAACTATAAAGAAGTTACAATTGACTATAAAGATAGAAAGATAAAATTTATGAATATGGAGATGAAACTTGACCTTTCTGGTATTGCAAAAGGTTACGCAGTGGATTGTGCAGTTAAGACCTTAAAATCAATGGGCATAAAAGCGGGCATTGTAAACGCAGGTGGCGATGTAAAGGTATTTGGAGATAGGATATGGAGGGTAGGGGTTAAAAATCCGAGAGGTTCCGGTATTATAAAAGTATTAAAGCTAAAAAATCAGGCTGTAGCTACATCTGGGGACTATGAAAAGTACTTTATACTTGATGGAATAAGATATCATCATATATTAAATCCGCACACTGGATGGCCTGCTACCCAGTGTGCTTCAGTGACCATAATTTCTGAAAACGCATGGTTTGCAGATGCAACTGCAACTGGAGTTTTTGTACTTGAACCCAATAAAGGAATTGTTCTTTTAGACTCATTACAAATTCCAGGTATTATAATAACACCCGACTTAAAGTTTATAGAATCCAAATCAATCTCCTCATTTATATCAAAGTAGCCGTAAAAGGTATTGCACTACTTATACCCTTTCTTTATTCTTTTATTCTAACACTTTCCCGCAATGAGAGCATTTCCACTTAATTTTGCCATCTCCTTTAATAACATTTAGATTTAGTTTAACAGGAACCATTTTACCATCTTTACAGAATGGACATTGGAAAGTGAAAGCACTGAAATTTTTTAGCTCTACTGCAAATTCTTGTGGCAAATTAGTGCTTATATTTCCATCTAACACAAATTTAGCTGGCACACTTGTGTTAATGTCAGCATTAAACTTAGTAGGCATATCAACTGTAATACGACCATCAAATTCTTTTGGAAACCTAACCTGTGCAAGCTCTCCTTTAAGTTCAACCGATATTTTGTCCGGGAATACAACTTTTAGTTCAACCCCTTTACGAAAGAACCCATAAATCATAATCAAACTGGTTACCAAAAGACCACCAATGAATGCTAATATTCCTATCCACAAGTGTTTCATAGATTCTCTTACTACCTGCGACTACTTTCTTTCACCAAATATTCCTCTTCCAATTCGTACCATATTTGAGCCCTCTTCAATTGCAATCTCATAATCGTCAGTCATTCCCATTGATAGCCATTGCATAGAGACTTTTGGGATATTCTCATCTTCTATTTTATCTTTAAGTGCCCTTAAAAGTTTAAAACTTGGTCTCGGGTCTTGATTTAATGGCCCAATCGTCATGAGTCCCTGAATTACTATGTTTGGGAGGTTAGATATTTTTCTTATAGAAGTGATTACTTGGTCGGGATTAAATCCATATTTTGTAGACTCACCTGAAGTATTTACTTCAATTAACACTGGTATAGGTTTGCAAGCTCTTTTGTTAATCTCTTCTGCTAAATGTAAAGTATCAAGTGATTGAATCATTGCGAAAATATCAAGTGCTTTATTTATCTTATTTGTTTGTAAATGACCAATCATATGCCACTCAGCATTGGATTTGACAGCATAATACTTTTTAAGTGCATCTTGAACTACATTTTCACCAATTATCCTGATTCCGCACTCAATTGCCTCTTCTATTCTTTCAGGTGTAACCCCTTTAGAGGCACACACAATTACAACTGAAGCTGGGTTTCTCCCTGCTCTTTTTGCCGCTTTATCAATTTTTTCTCTAATCCTCTCTATATTTTCACCAATCATTGTGGACTCCGGATATTGATATGAACCTATAGATTGTAGATTAGAGTAGGGACACGGCACGCTGTGTCCCCACAATTATTACCAATATTTTATGGAGGCGGCGGGAGTTGAACCCGCGTCCAAAGGTAACTCAGTAAAGGTATCTACATGCTTATCCTTGTTTTTAATCTCATCCCCCAAACTCCACAAGGCAGGATTTTGAAGAACCAGGCTCTTGTAATTCTCGTCCTCTTTCCCAAAAGCCAAACAGAAAGAAGACTATCCCTTATATCGGCACCCTTCTAAACCCTAAGGGCAAAGTTTAGAGGATGGAGCCACAATTATGCAGCTCTTGCAGCGAAAGATTCGCCAAATATGACTTACTTGGTTTTAACGAGCCCCAAGCTACTCGGTATGCAACCTTTATTGGTTTACCCCTGTCGAACCCTTTCGCCCCCATAATATAAATATATTTCAAATTTGTAAAATGTCAAGACTTAAATTGTAATTACAGAGAGAAAAAGCTATATTATATATAATTTAGAAAAGTAATTTCTTTATAGCTTCAAGTGATTTAATAGCTCTTTCTTTTGGACGCACTTCTATAATGAAATAAGGATTTACTTCCTTTAGTATTTCAAAATAGTGGTTAAAGTCAACTGTTCCTGTCCCCGGGATACCATGCTCATCCCAACCACCATGATTATCATGTAAATGGACCTCTTTTACTTTATTAAGATACTTCAGGAAAAATTTTTCTTCTAACACCTTGCCTTTATCCTCTATTCTATTTGTATGAGCAATATCCCATGTCAGCCATAAATTTTGTGTGTCAAGCAGTTCTTCCAAAACCTTATGCGAGATCTCATATCTAAATCCTGCTGTATTTTCAATACATACTGGCACTCTATCTTTCGAATATTCTGCAAGTTCTATAAGAGCATACTTTAGGGTAGTCTCGTATTGTTGGGGTATAATTTCATGGATATAAATCATTTTACCGTCCACACTGATTAGGAAAGTTGAACCAAGATGTAAGGTAACTGTTTTAGCGTTAATATCGGTACCAAAGTTTATAATTTCACAGAGTCTCTTAAGAGTCCCATTTAATGCTTTCTTATGTAGGTTAAACAAAGATAAACCTTCAGGTGCGTGAAGCAATATTGGAAATTCATAATCTCTAATCCTTTTTCTTTGGATAGCAGAGTAATTTTCTGGGAAAAAAGATGGATTTGTTTGGTTTAATTCAACACATGTAAATCCATATTTTATACCAAATTCAATAGCCTCAAATGCATCTTCAAAATCAAACAGTGCCTGATAACCTATTCTTTTTTCCACAGGATCATTCGGAAATATTTTTTTCACCTGCTAAATACTCCTTTTCCCAATACTTATTAGTTAGCTTTTTGACTTCTTCTCCATATTTAATAAGCCCAGTTCTATAACCTACATCTTCAATTGCAAGTTGTGCCTCTTCATTTACAGGGTGAGCGTTGGTTGATTTAAGAATTTCATATAACTCACCGTAATGGTCTCTTATAGGACATGGACAAAAGAGGTTATTTACCTTATCAGGTGGCTGCTCGTATCCATATTTTGCTTGCCATTTTCTTATTGATTTAAATAATTTTGAGTTTATCACTGTATCAAGGTTACCACCATTTTTATATACATCTACCATATTATGGACTGAATACGGTATAAAAACGCACGGCATCACATTTCCATCCCAATCAATATAAAAATATCCACCCCCTCTTGCTGCACATATACAACCATCAGATGAGGTTCCAGAATTCCAGAAGTCAACAAGAAATATTTGTCTATCCCGTACTAATTTCCATTCCTTATGCATCAAATCTACTCTTTGCTCAGCGGTAGGCAATAGCTCTAAGTTAAAACCTCTCCCAATTGGCATATAGTGAAATACCCATCCATATATTGCACCTTGTTCTTTAAAATAAAAATCTAAAAACTCTTTAGATACAATTAAATCCGCATTCTTGTTTGTAACAGTTATAGATATACCAAACGGGATTCCTTCTTCTCGTAAGTTTTTCATAGCAGACACAACCTTTTTAAATACTCCATTGCCACGTCTTTCGTCTGTTTCTTTTTTCAAACCTTCAACTGAAATAGCTGGTGTAATGTTTCCTAAATCTGCAAGCCTATGTGCCATAGGTTTATCAATAAGTATCGCATTTGTATACATAAGGAAAAAGCAGTCCGAATGGTGTTCAGCAATATCAAGGAAGCTCTTACCTTCACTCCTATAAATTAACGGCTCACCCCCTGATATGACAAAAAAATTTATCCCCCACGCAGATTTTGCATCTGTAATTACTTGGTCAAACACAGAAAATTGGAGTTTACCTAAATTTTCAGATGCTGCCGCATAACAGCCGATACATTTTAAATTACAAGCTCCAGTAGGAGATATAGTGATAAACATTGGTGGTTTAAACCCATGGCGGCGGATGAAGTTGCGTCTCTTATAAAAACCGCCCAAAAACACATTTCCTAAAAAAACGGAGAGTAACCCTTGTGCCGCCTTTCTTGATATATGTCCTCTTTCAAACGCTTTTGCCACAGATGAAAGAAGAGCCTTACCCATCATATATTTATCATCCTGAACCCTTATTGGACGGTTATCTGGATTTGCAACAATTAAGTCTCTGTATATTCTTTGCTCTACCTGATGCAGTAAAAACTTTCTTATGGTTGGGATATGAATAGCTGTACCACTAACTTTTGTAAACAAATTCAATGGTAAAGATTTAACAAAGGTCACTTTACTTCCTCCTTTATAAGCTCACCAAGCCTTTGTATGCCTTTATCTATCAATTCAAGTGTTGGGTATGAAAAATTTAGCCTCATAGTGTTCTTTCCGGAGCCATCGTAATAAAAAGAAGTACCTGCCACATAAGCCACATTCTTCTCAATTGCCTTAGGCAAGAGTGCCTCTGCATCCATGTATCGTGGTAGTATTACCCACAAGAAAAGCCCGCCATCCGGCCTTGTCCATTTAAGATTTTGAAGACTTGGCATATATTTATTAAGAGTATTAAGCATGCATTCCCTCTTTTCTCTATACTTAACAACAAGCTTTTTGATATGCTCGTCGAGTACATCTCTTCTAAGTATTTCATGAACAATTGCCTGAGTAAATGGTGAAGTACATAGGTCTGTTCCCTGTTTAGCAACAACAAGTTGGTTTATGGTTCTCCAGTCTCCAAGTATATATCCAAGTCTTATCCCAGGGCAGAGAATCTTACTAAATGTGAAAAGTGTTATGACTCTACCCTTTGGAGCAAGTGCAAATAAGGAAGGGATTGACTCCCTATAAAATCTTAATTCTCTATATGGGGTATCTTCTAAGATTAAGAAGTCGTATTTTTCCGCCACTTCAATTAATTGTTTCCTTTTTTCAAGTG
Protein-coding sequences here:
- a CDS encoding polyprenyl synthetase family protein, with translation MEFQKELIEYKNQIDSVIKEYLEKERERASLIDSSNVKIIDFITNFCLRGGKRIRPILFVKGYEAVGGKNLPEITHTSICMEFLETYLLIHDDIIDQDAMRRGGPSFHKMSGGWKRDPRFGVSSAIIAGDMLGSLSSKVIMEANFREDLKLRALKEFTNAEIRCFHGELYDVILEHQNEVCEKDFFKMIDLKTASYTTQAPLIMGAILGNGTDVQIETLRKYGKLLGEAFQIIDDILGTFGDKNIIGKPVDSDIKQGKKTLLLIYAFKYAKKEDKNFLKMVCGNKKLTKSELQRVKNILIKTGSLAYSQNKAQELVNQAKAILNQNNLNSKTKNFLNQFSDFIIKREL
- a CDS encoding tyrosine recombinase — translated: MQELLEKFIESLKLEGASPHTIRSYRVDIEELADFLKQKTAEHIGKRDIRDFLASLARYSYDKRSISRKLSAIRSFFKFLVKRGIIGQNPCVDLHAPKLERKIPSFLTFEAAEKLMKLTGLSNRDSAILELLYGTGMRASELIKLNIGDINFINETVKIFGKRERERIIPLTRKARESLQRYLDERRLTSQSIRVQEPLFLNKNRNRLSQRSLQRIVNKYIRKVAELTRTSPHTLRHTFATHLLDRGCDLRTVQELLGHSSISSTQIYTHITPERLKEVYKQAHPRA
- a CDS encoding DUF6485 family protein, which codes for MKECNVEYNKRRCSCTYEPCDKKGICCECISYHWNKRQLPGCLFPPEVERTYDRSIRRFIEAYSK
- the lsrF gene encoding 3-hydroxy-5-phosphonooxypentane-2,4-dione thiolase — its product is MDWGLKNRIARIIKPDTGRTVMLAVDHGYFLGPTSGLEVPSKTIAPLFPYADSLMLTRGVLRTSVDANADIPIVLRVSGGTSILDDDLSNEGITTSIKEAIRLNVAGVALSIFVGSPHEKETLLSLANLINEAEEYGIPVLAVTAVGKEMTRDARYLSLACRIAAELGAHMVKTYYCEEFEKVVESCPVPIVIAGGKKLPERDALQLAFNAVQKGAIGVDMGRNIFQSDYPVAMIRAVREIVHKNASADKAFDLFNNIKSGKK
- a CDS encoding zinc-dependent dehydrogenase codes for the protein MRVAMYYNNKDVRLEEMPVPKIGPDELLVKVTASGICGSDVMEWYRVKKAPLVLGHEIAGEVVKIGRDVKNYKVGDRVFVSHHVPCNKCHYCLKGYHTVCDTLRSTNFDPGGFAEYIRVPKINVDYGVYLLPDGMSFEEGTFIEPLGCVVRGQRIAKVKQGDTILVIGSGISGLLHIQLAHELGAKRVIVTDINEYRLKVAKKFGADAVVNAKDDVPMRVYNVNENRLVDVVIVCAGAISAFAQALKCADRGGTILLFAPPEPGVNLSIPGWEFWRDQIKLISTYAASSQDITTAIELISTHKVCVQEMITHRLSLAEAGLGFKLVAKANESIKVIIKPQK
- a CDS encoding isoaspartyl peptidase/L-asparaginase family protein, with the protein product MVVIVHGGAGKIENMVKRRKAIIEICKLGYGILKNGGTAIDAVERVIVELEDNPFFNAGTGAVLNIEGEAELDAAIMMDDMACGAVACIKKVKNPILVARKVMEETDHVMLVGDGATRFARLTGFPPYNPVTARRKKMLQKGLKELKEGKTPHYLSKIRKFIQKFGTVGACAIDKEGKLASATSTGGTFMRLPGRVGDTPLIGAGTYACEWGAVSCTGHGECIIKLCLAKTTCDAMKSMNAQKAINLALKIAGKHGCECGLIGIDKRGGVGFGFNTDEMIWTYIKNGESKHF
- a CDS encoding FAD:protein FMN transferase, yielding MNKKTWFIGILIVIGILGFALGRKREFKETRFMMDTVCDIKVVARLRPKKAINAAFNVMRKIDSLASFEGSGDIARINQGENITVSPEVLEIIKDGIQIGELTHGAFDITIRPLVELWGDFKVKKIPNKEEIEKRLPLVNYKEVTIDYKDRKIKFMNMEMKLDLSGIAKGYAVDCAVKTLKSMGIKAGIVNAGGDVKVFGDRIWRVGVKNPRGSGIIKVLKLKNQAVATSGDYEKYFILDGIRYHHILNPHTGWPATQCASVTIISENAWFADATATGVFVLEPNKGIVLLDSLQIPGIIITPDLKFIESKSISSFISK
- a CDS encoding YggS family pyridoxal phosphate-dependent enzyme; protein product: MIGENIERIREKIDKAAKRAGRNPASVVIVCASKGVTPERIEEAIECGIRIIGENVVQDALKKYYAVKSNAEWHMIGHLQTNKINKALDIFAMIQSLDTLHLAEEINKRACKPIPVLIEVNTSGESTKYGFNPDQVITSIRKISNLPNIVIQGLMTIGPLNQDPRPSFKLLRALKDKIEDENIPKVSMQWLSMGMTDDYEIAIEEGSNMVRIGRGIFGERK
- a CDS encoding sugar phosphate isomerase/epimerase; the protein is MKKIFPNDPVEKRIGYQALFDFEDAFEAIEFGIKYGFTCVELNQTNPSFFPENYSAIQRKRIRDYEFPILLHAPEGLSLFNLHKKALNGTLKRLCEIINFGTDINAKTVTLHLGSTFLISVDGKMIYIHEIIPQQYETTLKYALIELAEYSKDRVPVCIENTAGFRYEISHKVLEELLDTQNLWLTWDIAHTNRIEDKGKVLEEKFFLKYLNKVKEVHLHDNHGGWDEHGIPGTGTVDFNHYFEILKEVNPYFIIEVRPKERAIKSLEAIKKLLF
- a CDS encoding radical SAM/SPASM domain-containing protein, producing MTFVKSLPLNLFTKVSGTAIHIPTIRKFLLHQVEQRIYRDLIVANPDNRPIRVQDDKYMMGKALLSSVAKAFERGHISRKAAQGLLSVFLGNVFLGGFYKRRNFIRRHGFKPPMFITISPTGACNLKCIGCYAAASENLGKLQFSVFDQVITDAKSAWGINFFVISGGEPLIYRSEGKSFLDIAEHHSDCFFLMYTNAILIDKPMAHRLADLGNITPAISVEGLKKETDERRGNGVFKKVVSAMKNLREEGIPFGISITVTNKNADLIVSKEFLDFYFKEQGAIYGWVFHYMPIGRGFNLELLPTAEQRVDLMHKEWKLVRDRQIFLVDFWNSGTSSDGCICAARGGGYFYIDWDGNVMPCVFIPYSVHNMVDVYKNGGNLDTVINSKLFKSIRKWQAKYGYEQPPDKVNNLFCPCPIRDHYGELYEILKSTNAHPVNEEAQLAIEDVGYRTGLIKYGEEVKKLTNKYWEKEYLAGEKNISE
- a CDS encoding PLP-dependent aminotransferase family protein translates to MFKFFEDRLSVRAMTMKRSTIRELLKLVTRPDIIYFAGGMPDPSLFPIDIVEDATKTVLEKEGKKILQYGPTEGHQGLKEEIIKRLKRKENIEVNEDEILIITASQQGLDLVSKIFVDPGDIVIVGMPTYLGGLQAFNCYGARFIGIPVDIDGIVVDIIPEKLKKLGRTQRLVKFIYVVPDFQNPDGSVMTLEKRKQLIEVAEKYDFLILEDTPYRELRFYRESIPSLFALAPKGRVITLFTFSKILCPGIRLGYILGDWRTINQLVVAKQGTDLCTSPFTQAIVHEILRRDVLDEHIKKLVVKYREKRECMLNTLNKYMPSLQNLKWTRPDGGLFLWVILPRYMDAEALLPKAIEKNVAYVAGTSFYYDGSGKNTMRLNFSYPTLELIDKGIQRLGELIKEEVK